In a genomic window of Mercenaria mercenaria strain notata chromosome 19, MADL_Memer_1, whole genome shotgun sequence:
- the LOC128550939 gene encoding uncharacterized protein LOC128550939, producing MERCLTLIIGFICIICVSGQTTQKVCWDSKWYNDSGVQRNGSSYEHQSVNVLNTICHYGPVIAAKCKDDKTEPIKAFQNDTTNHYYATCNHVNGLICHPYNNSQNATCPDFVIQYGCNCPTTPSVGVSTASTQGAGNQSVSSGAGNTVATQGIVHHSTKGVENLKGSVGGITTLTPRNGNGVSGNEKGGGGSTVFPATRSGAGPGASDQQSGHCRNDGQHSGTSHLVLLLCTMTLKVLF from the exons ATGGAACGTTGTTTAACTTTGATCATTGGATTCATTTGTATAATTTGTGTTTCCG GCCAGACAACACAGAAAGTTTGCTGGGATTCAAAATGGTACAACGATTCTGGTGTCCAACGAAACGG ATCAAGTTATGAACACCAGTCGGTAAATGTATTAAATACCATTTGCCATTATGGGCCAGTGATTGCTGCGAAGTGTAAGGACGATAAAACCGAACCAATTAAGGCGTTCCAGAACGACACCACAAACCATTACTACGCAACATGTAATCACGTTAACGGACTTATATGTCATCCTTACAATAATTCACAGAACGCAACGTGTCCCGACTTCGTAATACAGTATGGATGTAACTGCCCAACAACACCAAGCGTAG GAGTAAGTACTGCGAGTACACAAGGAGCCGGAAATCAGTCTGTTTCCTCTGGTGCCGGAAACACTGTGGCCACACAAGGAATAGTCCATCATAGTACAAAGGGTGTAGAAAATTTGAAAGGATCTGTTGGTGGAATCACAACTTTGACACCCAGAAATGGAAATGGGGTGTCTGGTAACGAAAAAGGCGGAGGCGGTAGTACTGTTTTCCCGGCTACCAGGAGTGGAGCAGGACCGGGTGCGTCTGATCAACAATCTGGTCATTGCAGAAATGATGGTCAGCATTCCGGAACCAGCCATTTAGTGCTGCTGTTATGCACCATGACCCTAAAAGTTCTTTTTTAA